In one Acidimicrobiia bacterium genomic region, the following are encoded:
- the rpmI gene encoding 50S ribosomal protein L35 encodes MPKQKTHRGAAKRFRITARGKVMRRKAFRSHLLETKSSRRTRRLDRPAEVTGGDKKHVERLLGRR; translated from the coding sequence ATGCCCAAGCAGAAAACGCACCGAGGCGCGGCGAAGCGCTTCCGGATCACGGCGCGAGGAAAGGTGATGCGGCGCAAGGCGTTCCGCTCGCACCTCCTCGAGACGAAGTCGAGCCGTCGCACGCGCCGTCTCGATCGCCCCGCTGAGGTCACCGGGGGCGACAAGAAGCACGTCGAGCGACTCCTCGGGCGCAGGTAG
- the infC gene encoding translation initiation factor IF-3 yields MNDRIRAREVLLIAEDGEQLGVKSLPEALTIARERELDLVEVAPNASPPVCRIMDFKRHEYEEQQRRKESRRKSTQVVIKEMKFRPKIDIHDYTTKMRHVERFLAEGNKVKLTIMFRGREMAHPELGLRILERIAEEVSKIAIVESAPRQDGRNMTMVLHPAKGGRRPKPPKAEAPEAGAPEATEAPEATEEAAPAEPVAAAAEETGAA; encoded by the coding sequence ATCAACGATCGAATCCGAGCCCGGGAGGTGCTGCTCATCGCCGAGGACGGCGAGCAGCTGGGAGTCAAGTCCCTTCCGGAGGCCCTGACGATCGCTCGAGAACGGGAGCTCGACCTTGTCGAGGTCGCGCCAAACGCGAGCCCACCGGTCTGCCGGATCATGGACTTCAAACGCCATGAGTACGAAGAGCAGCAGCGGCGCAAAGAGTCACGGCGCAAGTCCACGCAGGTGGTCATCAAGGAGATGAAGTTCCGGCCCAAGATCGACATCCACGACTACACGACCAAGATGCGACACGTGGAACGGTTCCTGGCCGAGGGCAACAAGGTGAAGCTGACGATCATGTTCCGCGGTCGCGAGATGGCACACCCCGAGCTCGGCTTGCGCATCCTCGAGCGCATCGCCGAAGAGGTGAGCAAGATCGCGATCGTCGAATCGGCGCCGCGACAAGACGGGCGCAACATGACGATGGTGCTGCACCCGGCCAAGGGTGGCCGGCGACCGAAGCCCCCGAAGGCCGAGGCACCCGAGGCCGGCGCCCCCGAAGCAACCGAAGCCCCCGAAGCAACCGAAGAAGCAGCTCCCGCAGAACCTGTCGCAGCAGCCGCCGAAGAGACCGGAGCAGCCTGA
- a CDS encoding bifunctional 3,4-dihydroxy-2-butanone-4-phosphate synthase/GTP cyclohydrolase II, giving the protein MPFTKIENAIAAVGRGELVIVVDDADRENEGDLILAAERITSEAMAFMIRHTSGVICMPLEGDRLDELQLPLMVANNTEVQRTAFTVSVDSRIGTTTGISAPDRAATVKALLDPATRPDDLARPGHIFPLRYREGGVLKRAGHTEAAVDLARLAGCYPAGVLAEVTNDDGTMARLPELERFAEEHGIQLISIADLIRYRRHREKLVRRVSEARIPTRHGDFTGYVFQSLLDGVEHLAFVRGEVAGQANVLVRVHSECLTGDVFGSMRCDCGVQLDLALARVAAEEQGVVVYLRGHEGRGIGLGHKMRAYSLQDEGRDTVEANVELGFPPDSREYGIGSQILVDLGISTMRLMTNNPAKYGGLDGYGLEIVERVPLHAMPNDENIAYLRTKQEKLGHLLDLGSMGEI; this is encoded by the coding sequence ATGCCGTTCACGAAGATCGAGAACGCGATCGCTGCGGTCGGGCGAGGCGAGCTGGTGATCGTCGTCGACGATGCCGATCGCGAGAACGAGGGCGACCTGATCCTCGCGGCGGAGCGGATCACGTCTGAGGCCATGGCGTTCATGATCCGGCACACGAGTGGTGTGATCTGCATGCCGCTCGAGGGTGACCGGCTCGACGAGCTCCAGCTGCCGCTGATGGTCGCGAACAACACGGAGGTGCAGCGGACCGCGTTCACCGTCTCGGTGGACTCCCGCATCGGCACGACAACGGGCATCTCGGCCCCCGATCGCGCCGCGACGGTGAAGGCATTGCTCGACCCGGCCACGCGACCCGATGATCTTGCGCGCCCTGGTCACATCTTCCCGTTGCGCTACCGCGAGGGCGGCGTGCTCAAGCGCGCCGGTCACACCGAGGCCGCGGTCGACCTCGCCCGACTCGCTGGTTGCTATCCAGCCGGTGTGCTCGCAGAGGTGACGAACGACGACGGCACGATGGCCCGTCTGCCCGAGCTCGAGCGCTTCGCCGAGGAGCACGGCATCCAGCTCATCTCGATCGCCGATCTCATCCGGTATCGCCGCCACCGCGAGAAGCTCGTGCGTCGCGTCTCCGAAGCCCGCATCCCCACACGACATGGCGACTTCACCGGCTACGTGTTCCAGAGCCTCCTCGACGGTGTCGAGCACCTCGCGTTCGTGCGCGGCGAAGTGGCGGGGCAGGCCAACGTGCTCGTGCGAGTGCACTCCGAGTGCCTGACGGGTGACGTCTTCGGATCGATGCGCTGCGACTGCGGCGTGCAGCTCGACCTCGCGCTCGCGCGCGTTGCTGCCGAGGAGCAAGGGGTTGTCGTGTACCTCCGTGGACACGAAGGACGAGGCATCGGCCTCGGTCACAAGATGCGCGCCTACAGCCTCCAGGACGAAGGTCGCGACACCGTCGAGGCGAACGTCGAGCTCGGGTTTCCCCCCGACTCGCGTGAGTACGGCATTGGCTCGCAGATCCTCGTCGACCTCGGCATCTCGACGATGCGACTCATGACGAACAATCCCGCCAAGTACGGCGGCCTCGACGGCTACGGTCTCGAGATCGTCGAGCGCGTGCCGCTGCACGCCATGCCGAATGACGAGAACATCGCGTATCTCCGCACGAAGCAGGAGAAGCTCGGTCACCTGCTCGACCTCGGGAGCATGGGCGAGATCTGA
- a CDS encoding glycoside hydrolase family 15 protein yields the protein MPSRIEQYALIGDTQTAALVGDDGSIDWLCAPRFDSPACFAALLGTSDHGRWLIAPASGGRATRRRYRDGTLILETEFETPEGTVRVTDCMPIHDDHVDVVRLVQGVRGKVPMRTELVVRFDYGSTIPWVRAGDGLVRAIAGPDAVVLHTPVELEGADLKHRGEFIVAEGDAISFVLTWYPSHHDVPHGVDARRAIAETTAWWRDWSARSTYQGEWADLVNRSAITLKALTFAPTGGIIAAPTTSLPEWIGGVRNWDYRYCWLRDATFSLYALLSIGYVDEARHWRDWLVRAVAGSPDQFQIMYGPAGERRLTELELPWLPGYESSAPVRTGNAATLQFQLDVYGEVADAFYATFCAGVPPDPDIGPMQQAILEFLEDGWRAPDEGIWEVRGPRQHFTHSKVMAWVAFDRAVKAAEGMRLDWDLEKGRALRDAVHAEVCAQGFDAERNSFVQAFGSKTLDASLLMIPLVGFLPADDARVVGTVDAIERELMREGFVERYKSDETADGLPPGEGVFLPCSFWFADNLALMGRMDEAHALFERLVGLCNDVGLLSEEYDPTAERLLGNFPQAMTHVALINTACNLGGEHGPARSRAGTVRA from the coding sequence GTGCCCTCGCGCATCGAGCAGTACGCGCTGATCGGTGACACGCAGACCGCCGCGCTCGTCGGCGACGACGGCTCGATCGACTGGCTCTGCGCGCCGCGCTTCGACTCCCCGGCGTGCTTCGCCGCGCTGCTGGGAACGAGTGATCACGGCCGCTGGCTCATCGCTCCCGCGTCGGGCGGACGCGCCACCCGTCGCCGGTACCGCGACGGGACCCTCATCTTGGAGACCGAGTTCGAGACGCCGGAGGGCACGGTACGAGTCACCGACTGCATGCCGATTCACGACGATCACGTCGACGTCGTCCGGTTGGTCCAAGGTGTGCGCGGCAAGGTGCCCATGCGGACGGAGCTGGTGGTCCGTTTTGACTACGGCTCGACCATCCCGTGGGTCCGCGCCGGCGATGGCCTGGTGCGGGCGATCGCCGGCCCCGACGCCGTCGTGCTGCACACGCCAGTGGAGCTCGAGGGTGCCGACCTGAAGCACCGCGGCGAGTTCATCGTGGCCGAGGGCGATGCGATTTCGTTCGTGCTCACGTGGTACCCGTCGCACCACGATGTTCCGCACGGTGTCGACGCCCGGCGAGCCATCGCGGAGACCACCGCGTGGTGGCGTGACTGGTCGGCGCGCTCCACCTATCAGGGTGAGTGGGCCGATCTGGTCAACCGATCCGCGATCACGCTCAAGGCGCTCACGTTCGCGCCCACGGGCGGGATCATCGCCGCGCCAACCACGTCATTGCCCGAGTGGATCGGCGGCGTCCGCAACTGGGACTACCGGTACTGCTGGCTCCGGGACGCCACCTTCTCGCTGTACGCGCTGCTCAGCATCGGGTATGTGGACGAGGCTCGTCACTGGCGCGACTGGCTCGTTCGAGCAGTGGCCGGATCACCAGACCAGTTCCAGATCATGTACGGACCCGCCGGTGAGCGACGACTGACCGAGCTCGAGCTTCCCTGGCTTCCCGGGTACGAGAGCTCGGCACCGGTGCGCACCGGCAACGCGGCCACACTCCAGTTCCAGCTCGATGTGTACGGGGAGGTCGCCGATGCGTTCTACGCGACGTTCTGTGCCGGAGTGCCTCCCGACCCCGACATCGGGCCGATGCAGCAGGCAATCCTCGAGTTCCTCGAAGACGGGTGGCGCGCCCCTGACGAAGGCATCTGGGAGGTTCGCGGTCCGCGTCAGCATTTCACGCACTCGAAGGTCATGGCCTGGGTCGCCTTCGATCGCGCCGTCAAGGCCGCCGAAGGGATGAGGCTCGATTGGGATCTCGAGAAGGGCAGAGCACTGCGTGACGCAGTGCATGCCGAGGTGTGCGCGCAGGGCTTCGACGCCGAACGGAACTCCTTCGTCCAGGCGTTCGGTTCGAAGACTCTTGACGCGAGCTTGCTGATGATCCCGCTGGTGGGGTTCCTCCCCGCAGATGACGCCCGGGTCGTCGGGACCGTGGACGCCATCGAGCGCGAGCTCATGCGCGAAGGCTTTGTCGAGCGCTATAAGAGCGACGAGACGGCCGATGGCCTCCCGCCGGGAGAAGGGGTGTTCCTCCCGTGCTCCTTCTGGTTCGCCGACAACCTCGCGCTGATGGGGCGCATGGACGAAGCCCACGCCCTGTTCGAACGCCTGGTGGGACTCTGCAACGACGTCGGCCTCCTCTCCGAGGAGTACGACCCGACCGCCGAGCGCCTGCTCGGCAACTTCCCGCAGGCGATGACCCACGTCGCCTTGATCAACACCGCGTGCAACCTCGGTGGTGAGCACGGCCCGGCTCGGAGCAGGGCCGGCACCGTACGGGCCTAA
- the rplT gene encoding 50S ribosomal protein L20 — protein sequence MARGKRSVHSKKRRRAVLEKAEGYSSSRSRHLRKANEQVMHSGNYAFRDRRARKGGFRRLWIVRINAACREHDISYSRFVAGLKAADIEVDRKILADLAVRDVDAFGALVAAARQALEAA from the coding sequence ATGGCACGCGGCAAGCGTTCCGTCCACAGCAAGAAGCGGCGCCGTGCGGTGCTCGAGAAGGCGGAGGGCTACTCGAGCTCGCGCAGCCGGCACCTGCGCAAGGCCAACGAGCAGGTCATGCACTCGGGCAACTACGCCTTCCGTGACCGCCGCGCCCGAAAGGGCGGTTTCCGTCGGTTGTGGATCGTGCGGATCAACGCCGCGTGTCGGGAGCACGACATCTCGTACTCGCGCTTCGTCGCCGGGTTGAAGGCGGCCGACATCGAGGTCGACCGCAAGATCCTGGCCGACCTCGCTGTACGCGATGTCGACGCGTTCGGCGCGCTGGTGGCCGCCGCGCGGCAGGCGCTCGAAGCCGCTTGA
- the ribH gene encoding 6,7-dimethyl-8-ribityllumazine synthase, giving the protein MRLAIVAGRFNSHVSRFLVEGATTTLTQLGLPPDAVPIHWVPGAFEIPLVAKRLAASGRLDAVICLGAVIRGDTAHFEYVAGPCATGVAQAALETGVPVIFGVLTTNDEQQALDRAGGCAGNKGEQAARTAVEMVGLLRAIDEGGST; this is encoded by the coding sequence ATGCGCCTGGCGATCGTGGCCGGACGCTTCAACTCCCACGTGAGCCGTTTCCTCGTTGAGGGAGCGACGACCACGCTCACCCAGCTCGGTCTGCCGCCCGACGCGGTCCCGATCCACTGGGTTCCCGGCGCGTTCGAGATCCCGCTCGTCGCGAAGCGGCTCGCCGCGTCCGGGCGTTTGGATGCCGTGATATGCCTCGGTGCCGTGATCCGAGGAGACACTGCGCACTTCGAGTACGTCGCCGGACCGTGTGCCACGGGCGTCGCTCAGGCCGCGCTCGAGACCGGAGTGCCGGTGATCTTCGGTGTCCTGACGACCAACGATGAGCAGCAGGCACTCGATCGGGCCGGTGGTTGCGCCGGCAACAAGGGGGAACAGGCGGCACGGACCGCGGTCGAGATGGTCGGCTTGCTGCGCGCGATCGACGAGGGTGGGAGCACCTGA
- a CDS encoding cold shock domain-containing protein: protein MMRGKVVELDEHSGLGVVEPDDGGRLGFHCTQIADGSRTIKVGTKVRFDVIPGNGGVWEAGALEPVG from the coding sequence ATGATGCGCGGGAAGGTCGTCGAGCTCGACGAGCACTCGGGCCTGGGCGTCGTGGAGCCCGACGATGGTGGTCGGCTCGGCTTCCATTGCACGCAGATCGCGGACGGAAGCCGCACCATCAAGGTGGGGACGAAGGTTCGCTTCGACGTGATACCCGGCAACGGGGGCGTTTGGGAAGCGGGCGCGCTCGAACCGGTCGGTTAG
- a CDS encoding transcription antitermination factor NusB — protein sequence MSIASARDVACQALVRIEDGAYSHVVLPTILRASGLEARDRAFVTDIVYGTVRGQRRLDHMLTPHGRRPLGSLDAEVRAALRIGAHQLANGVPPHAAVAATVDAAPPRARGYVNAVLRSLSRAGPPWPDPTSEAVALSYPDWVLQRLAEDLGDADARAALLACNEPPAVALRPQMLLTTSDALEAELRAGGAQVERGRLVDDALVVRGAGDLAAHPALAEGRATPQDQASQAVIRYADPTPGARVLDVASAPGGKATATAERVGPDGLVVALDLDAGRLRLVREAATRLRLSNVSTARADARRLPTRLGAFDLVVVDAPCSGLGALRRRPDLRWRVDPSMLEPLADLQVALVREAAGAVRPGGTLLYSVCTPTQVETVGVAARVIEQLPGFTPLAPPPGWRPHGPGGLVLPQDFGTDGMFILALRCGR from the coding sequence GTGAGCATTGCCAGCGCACGCGACGTCGCGTGTCAGGCGCTCGTGCGCATCGAGGACGGCGCGTATTCACACGTCGTGTTGCCGACGATCCTGCGAGCGTCGGGCCTGGAGGCCCGCGACCGCGCTTTTGTCACCGACATCGTGTACGGGACCGTTCGGGGCCAGCGTCGACTTGATCACATGCTGACGCCCCACGGACGACGTCCGCTCGGATCACTGGACGCCGAGGTCCGAGCCGCGTTGCGGATCGGAGCGCACCAGCTCGCGAACGGCGTCCCGCCGCATGCCGCGGTAGCCGCAACCGTGGATGCTGCGCCGCCACGTGCGCGCGGCTATGTCAACGCAGTGTTGCGCTCGCTCTCACGGGCCGGACCGCCCTGGCCGGATCCGACGAGCGAAGCCGTCGCGTTGTCGTACCCCGATTGGGTGCTGCAGCGGCTCGCCGAAGATCTGGGAGATGCTGATGCGCGGGCCGCGCTCCTCGCGTGCAACGAGCCGCCCGCGGTAGCGCTGCGCCCGCAGATGCTCCTCACCACCAGCGACGCCCTCGAGGCGGAGCTCCGCGCCGGCGGCGCGCAGGTCGAACGGGGCCGACTCGTCGACGATGCGCTCGTCGTGCGCGGCGCGGGCGATCTCGCCGCGCACCCCGCACTCGCCGAGGGACGTGCGACGCCTCAGGATCAGGCGAGCCAAGCGGTCATCCGCTACGCAGATCCGACGCCCGGCGCCCGGGTCCTCGACGTCGCGTCAGCACCGGGTGGCAAGGCCACCGCGACGGCGGAGCGAGTGGGCCCCGACGGGCTCGTGGTTGCGCTCGACCTCGACGCGGGGCGGCTGCGCCTCGTGCGCGAGGCCGCGACACGCCTTCGACTCTCCAATGTCTCGACCGCCCGGGCCGATGCGCGGCGGCTCCCGACCCGCCTCGGCGCGTTCGATCTCGTGGTCGTCGACGCCCCGTGCAGTGGGTTGGGTGCGCTGCGACGCCGCCCCGACCTTCGCTGGCGTGTCGATCCGAGCATGCTCGAACCGCTGGCCGACCTCCAGGTGGCACTCGTCCGCGAAGCAGCCGGTGCAGTGAGGCCGGGCGGAACACTCCTGTATTCGGTGTGCACTCCCACGCAGGTCGAGACGGTGGGGGTCGCGGCGCGCGTGATCGAGCAGCTGCCCGGGTTCACGCCGCTTGCACCACCGCCCGGGTGGCGTCCGCACGGGCCCGGCGGGCTGGTTCTCCCGCAGGACTTCGGCACCGACGGCATGTTCATCCTCGCCCTGCGATGCGGTCGGTAA
- a CDS encoding riboflavin synthase has protein sequence MFTGIVEELGSVRAATPNEGGARLEISCKAVLSDAQLGSSIAVNGCCLTVVAMGDDWWTADAQRESLDRTTLGGLEAGDPVNLERPVRLSGRLGGHLVQGHVDAVGTVSAIDPEDDGSTRLTVTAGETLLRYVVEKGSITVDGVSLTVASLDDSSFSVALIPHTLAVTTLGTRRAGDGVNLEVDVLAKYVERLLTGPVRSDS, from the coding sequence ATGTTCACCGGAATCGTGGAAGAGCTCGGGAGTGTCCGTGCGGCAACGCCGAACGAGGGTGGTGCGCGGCTGGAGATCTCATGCAAGGCCGTGCTATCCGACGCGCAGCTCGGAAGCTCGATCGCGGTCAACGGGTGCTGTCTGACGGTGGTGGCGATGGGCGATGACTGGTGGACGGCCGACGCGCAGCGAGAGTCGCTCGACCGAACCACGCTGGGCGGCCTCGAGGCAGGTGATCCCGTGAACCTCGAACGCCCGGTTCGCCTGTCTGGCCGCCTCGGTGGGCACCTCGTCCAAGGCCATGTCGACGCAGTCGGGACCGTGTCGGCGATCGACCCGGAGGACGACGGCTCCACGCGCTTGACCGTCACCGCCGGGGAAACGCTGCTGCGATACGTCGTCGAAAAGGGCTCGATCACGGTCGACGGCGTGAGTCTCACGGTCGCGAGCCTCGACGACAGCTCGTTCTCGGTCGCCCTGATCCCGCACACGCTGGCGGTGACGACGCTCGGGACGCGTCGGGCGGGCGACGGAGTGAACCTCGAAGTCGATGTGTTGGCCAAGTATGTGGAGCGCTTGCTCACGGGCCCGGTGCGGTCCGATTCCTAG
- the hisG gene encoding ATP phosphoribosyltransferase encodes MLNLVLPKGSLEEATLRLFEDADLPVVRGSDVDYRASIEDPRVASVRILRPQEIPRYVAEGLFDLGITGRDWIEETQADVVSLTELHYSKATARPIRVVLAVAADSTATSVKDLPPGVRVHTEYPELTRRYFSDRNIEAQVFLSYGATEAKIPDIADAVVEITETGRALRAAGLRILDTMLVSHTELIATPAAHADEAKRNAMEQLQTLLTGALEARGRVLIKLNVDGAQRDAVIRLLPALKSPTVSELFGEDGYAVETVVAKTEINTLIPALKQAGATDIIELPISKIVH; translated from the coding sequence ATGCTGAACCTCGTGTTGCCGAAGGGCTCTCTCGAAGAGGCGACGCTGCGGCTCTTCGAAGACGCCGACCTTCCCGTGGTTCGCGGCTCCGACGTCGACTACCGAGCCTCGATCGAGGACCCGCGCGTGGCTTCGGTCCGCATCCTGCGCCCCCAGGAGATCCCCCGGTACGTCGCTGAGGGCCTGTTCGATCTCGGAATCACCGGGCGCGACTGGATCGAAGAGACCCAAGCCGACGTCGTGTCCCTCACCGAGCTCCACTACTCGAAGGCGACCGCGCGACCCATCCGCGTCGTCCTTGCAGTGGCCGCTGACTCGACCGCCACATCGGTGAAGGATCTTCCGCCGGGGGTGCGCGTGCACACGGAGTACCCCGAGCTCACCCGGCGGTACTTCTCTGATCGCAACATCGAAGCCCAGGTGTTCCTCTCGTACGGTGCCACCGAGGCCAAGATTCCGGACATCGCCGACGCGGTGGTCGAGATCACGGAGACAGGGCGCGCGCTGCGTGCCGCGGGCTTGCGGATCCTCGACACGATGCTGGTGTCCCACACCGAGCTCATCGCGACCCCCGCGGCACACGCTGATGAGGCCAAGCGAAACGCGATGGAACAGCTCCAGACGTTGCTCACCGGCGCGCTCGAGGCACGTGGTCGCGTCCTCATCAAGCTCAACGTCGACGGCGCGCAGCGCGACGCGGTCATCAGGCTGTTGCCGGCATTGAAGTCGCCCACCGTCTCCGAGCTGTTCGGAGAGGACGGGTACGCCGTCGAGACCGTCGTAGCCAAGACCGAGATCAACACGCTGATCCCGGCGCTGAAGCAAGCCGGCGCGACGGACATCATCGAGCTACCGATCTCGAAGATCGTGCACTGA
- the ribD gene encoding bifunctional diaminohydroxyphosphoribosylaminopyrimidine deaminase/5-amino-6-(5-phosphoribosylamino)uracil reductase RibD: MTLDAELMARATALGERGRRSAPPNPWVGCVLAKDGTVVGEGFHVRPGAAHAEVAALRDAGDRARGATAYTTLEPCAHTHRTGPCADALIDAGVERVVAAIEDPDTQVAGRGFDRLRGAGVDVVVGVRAREAARSLAPYLHHRRTGRAYCVAKVAMTLDGRIAPGDGTPTWVTGEASRQDAHELRADSQAVVIGSGTALADRPALSVRGVATSPIVPLRVLLDSRGRVPAEGSLFDATIGTTLVLTSKHASSEAVDAWRAAGAKVDVVSVSATGEGLDLESVLALLGTQDVLQAMFEGGARVHGALQARGLVDRLVAYVAPFLLGTKGLPAFEWDGPGTLDGASPLSLHSVTRIEDDVKLDYRRPAEVA; encoded by the coding sequence ATGACGCTCGATGCCGAGCTGATGGCCCGAGCCACAGCGTTGGGCGAACGCGGCCGTCGCAGTGCGCCTCCCAACCCGTGGGTTGGGTGCGTGCTGGCCAAGGACGGCACCGTGGTGGGCGAGGGGTTCCACGTCCGGCCGGGCGCGGCCCACGCCGAGGTTGCCGCACTGCGCGACGCCGGTGACCGCGCTCGGGGGGCGACTGCGTACACGACACTCGAACCGTGCGCGCACACGCACCGCACCGGTCCGTGCGCCGATGCGTTGATCGACGCCGGCGTCGAGCGGGTCGTCGCTGCGATCGAAGATCCCGACACGCAGGTCGCCGGTCGTGGCTTCGACCGCTTGCGAGGTGCCGGCGTCGACGTTGTCGTCGGGGTCCGAGCGCGCGAAGCGGCTCGCTCACTAGCGCCGTACCTTCACCATCGCCGCACTGGTCGTGCCTACTGCGTCGCGAAGGTGGCCATGACGCTCGACGGACGTATCGCTCCTGGCGATGGCACGCCGACCTGGGTCACCGGCGAAGCAAGCCGTCAGGACGCACACGAGCTGCGCGCCGACTCTCAAGCCGTGGTGATCGGCTCCGGGACCGCGCTCGCAGATCGACCAGCTCTGTCGGTGCGCGGCGTCGCGACATCCCCGATCGTCCCCTTGCGCGTGCTGCTCGACTCGCGGGGGAGAGTCCCGGCCGAAGGGTCGCTCTTCGACGCGACGATCGGCACCACGCTCGTGCTCACGAGCAAACACGCGAGCAGTGAGGCCGTCGACGCATGGCGTGCCGCGGGCGCAAAGGTCGACGTGGTCTCCGTGTCCGCTACGGGGGAGGGCCTCGATCTCGAGAGTGTGCTCGCGCTGTTGGGCACCCAGGACGTCCTGCAGGCGATGTTCGAAGGTGGAGCGAGGGTGCATGGCGCGCTCCAAGCACGCGGGTTGGTTGATCGCTTGGTCGCATACGTCGCGCCGTTCTTGCTCGGGACGAAGGGGCTTCCCGCGTTCGAGTGGGATGGTCCGGGAACGCTCGACGGAGCATCGCCGCTCAGCCTCCACTCGGTCACGCGGATCGAGGACGACGTCAAGCTCGACTACCGCCGTCCGGCTGAGGTCGCGTGA
- a CDS encoding MogA/MoaB family molybdenum cofactor biosynthesis protein, whose amino-acid sequence MAVGGLSRVAGALAAKVLTVSDGVAEGSRDDRSGVALVEHLVAAGFGVEQHRVCADGVDSVAEAIRALATGFSGLIVTTGGTGFGPRDLTPEGTRLVLEREAPGLAEAMRIASNAQGRTFGLLSRGVCGTLGEALVCNLPGSASGAVECLEAVLPAVPHALELLAGARPH is encoded by the coding sequence GTGGCCGTCGGCGGCCTGAGCCGCGTGGCCGGCGCGCTCGCGGCGAAGGTCCTCACGGTCTCCGACGGTGTTGCCGAGGGCTCGCGGGATGATCGATCCGGCGTGGCCCTCGTCGAGCACCTGGTTGCGGCCGGGTTCGGCGTGGAGCAGCACCGGGTGTGCGCCGACGGCGTCGACTCCGTCGCCGAGGCGATTCGAGCGCTCGCGACTGGCTTCTCGGGCCTGATCGTCACGACCGGCGGCACCGGGTTCGGACCGCGTGACCTCACGCCCGAGGGCACGCGTCTCGTGCTCGAGCGAGAAGCGCCGGGGCTGGCGGAGGCCATGCGCATCGCGAGCAACGCGCAAGGCCGCACGTTCGGCCTGTTGTCGAGGGGGGTCTGCGGCACGCTCGGCGAGGCCCTCGTCTGCAACCTGCCTGGGTCTGCCTCTGGTGCGGTGGAGTGCCTCGAAGCGGTCCTGCCCGCCGTGCCACACGCCCTCGAGCTCCTCGCCGGCGCCCGCCCCCACTGA
- the rpe gene encoding ribulose-phosphate 3-epimerase, with amino-acid sequence MVTRKVAPSILSADFSRLSEDIERVASEADLLHVDVMDGHFVPNLTIGPPVVASLRARTELFLDCHLMVDNPGVLLADFAAAGANRCIVHIELGDPRPLFAELRELELGVGLTLNPDTPVDTVLPFLAEIDLLLVMSVNPGWGGQSFIPEVLDKVRAARRVIDERALPVEIEIDGGIQEQTARLAADAGVDILVAGSAIFHADDPLDAARRIRAAAWPSAA; translated from the coding sequence ATGGTCACGCGCAAGGTTGCACCATCGATCCTGTCGGCCGACTTCTCGCGCCTCTCGGAGGACATCGAGCGCGTCGCATCCGAAGCCGACCTGCTGCACGTCGACGTGATGGACGGGCACTTCGTGCCCAACCTGACGATCGGTCCTCCGGTGGTGGCCTCGCTCCGAGCTCGCACTGAGCTCTTCCTCGACTGCCATCTGATGGTGGACAACCCCGGCGTGCTCCTCGCTGACTTCGCCGCGGCCGGCGCGAACCGGTGCATCGTGCACATCGAGCTCGGTGATCCGCGCCCGTTGTTCGCAGAGCTCCGCGAGCTCGAGCTCGGAGTCGGTCTCACGTTGAACCCCGACACCCCGGTCGACACGGTGCTCCCGTTCCTCGCCGAGATCGATCTGCTCCTCGTGATGAGCGTGAACCCAGGCTGGGGCGGACAGTCGTTCATCCCCGAGGTCCTCGACAAGGTGAGAGCGGCACGACGCGTCATCGACGAGCGCGCGCTGCCGGTGGAGATCGAGATCGACGGCGGCATCCAGGAGCAGACCGCGCGCCTGGCGGCAGATGCCGGCGTCGACATCCTCGTCGCTGGCAGCGCCATCTTCCATGCCGACGATCCACTCGACGCGGCGCGGCGCATTCGCGCGGCCGCGTGGCCGTCGGCGGCCTGA